The Melanotaenia boesemani isolate fMelBoe1 chromosome 12, fMelBoe1.pri, whole genome shotgun sequence genome contains the following window.
cTTCGTGTGTGGTTGATGAATGTGAACGTTGATGATAAAACTAATTCAgagcactaaaataaaaaaataaaacagcttcaaCTTTTATCTTGAAGATTAAATGCAAGTAATTTTGTTTCAATGTGCATTTGCTTCTGCTTGTTTGTTGCATTTTGctcattttacatttctttgtggTTTTTTGATGTCTAGTTTTGGCCTCATGTAGTCTCTGTTATGTTTATCTTATTTGTTAATTTAGTTCTCTTTTGAGTTGCTTTAATTCTTTCATATTGTTTTGGTATTGTTGTTCTGTGAAGCTTTGTGGTCAGTTTGTTTCCTTGTAAACTTCACAGACTCTTTGAATGTGAAAGTGATTTAAGTGACATGAATGACATGAATTAAGTGACATTAATTAACTCATTGAGGGCTTTAGTAAGTAGCCAACAGGTGAGATAGATCCATTTAAATTTGTAGTGATACACACCAAgacctgtaaaaataaaataaaaaaaaataaataaacaaaaatgggCTAAAATGACTCTAGACCTTTTTCCTTGTTCAGTGGGGTGTAAAGCCATGAATAAGATAACTTGTTTTGCTTATATATCCTTTGACCAGtacttttaaacacaaaactctcaggaagaggaagctaattttaaaaagtcacatgCAAGTGTAAGTATCTCCGTAATGCTCTTAACAATATAAGACATGCATAAATGCTAGCATCTGTCTAAAAGCTGCAACTTCCAACCACAGCATCAGGGCAGGCCCAAACCTGTGGCAGCTAACAGCTGCATGCATACAAAACCTGCCAGTGCATTTCTAATACAGTAACAGAAACTGAACATATTACCACATTACATTTGTTTAGTATGTTCCTGCTGTAGCAGCTGAAAACTTCTTACAGCTTCCGCTAGCAACTCATCTCTTTGGTATATCACAATGTATGAATGTTTAACTATAGAGCCCCCAACCAGCAAGATGTGAGGACTTTTTCcttcattgttttatgtggattatatatattttttatttgtttaaaggaATAATCATTTACTCTTTACCTTTGTCATGGCAACCCCGCATGAAGTAGGGTCTGAGGAGCAGAGCAAGGTCAATCGCAAAGTATTTGACCAGGACAACGGCAAACACACAGattaacaacacacacactgttccAATGACCAGAGGAAAGGCTGACtctagaagaaaaataaaaaatgtgcataTTGTCAACAAATACCACAAAACATTTATAGTCTATCATTTGCTGTAAATTAGGTCCTCTGGACTGACCTCTTTGCTTGAGCGTTAAGATAGTATAATTTCCTTTGTACAAGCCCTTGCCAATGCACTTAAACTCGCGTTGGAAATCTTCAGCTGATACTTTTTCAATTGTCAGTGTGGCGGTGCTGATAGTATTCATTGAAGGCTCCTGAATTATTCTATCAAAGGACACaaaatttagtttattgaaaAAGAAGATCAAATAATATTGCTGGTTAGCAAGAGGAAAAAGATTCACTCCACCTTATAATCAGTAAAGAAAAATCCTAATTGTATTAacttcaaataaacaaacataacttgATAGATGTGAATGTGCAGGGTTTCTCCTTGTACTCCAAACATACTCCATTAAAATTTtctaagttgtttttaaaatacactGACAGTTTAGAAAGGAATATAATATACAGGCTTACGTTGTGGAGGTTTGACTGTAACCATCCATTTGACTGATTTCCTTCCCATTAACAAGCCAGCTTGCATCACAGTGTTTTGTTGTATGTTTCCCACAGAAAATTGAGCAATTTAACTTGATCCTGAAGCCTGAAAGACAGAATATATGAGAGAGGTTTAATCTTCGCCGTGCATTCACACAACTTCCAGTTTCAAGAGATTCATTGTCCTGGCAAcaatttctcatttattttattgagtCTTCTCACAAAGAGGACGGTCAGACATCTGGAGGCAGTTTGAACTTTGCAGCACTGACTCACAGCCGCTGCTAAATTACAACACATGAAATTACACAAATTCATTCAAACCTGAACTCTACAATAAGTTAACACAAGCACTGTATTTGTTACAATATGATGGTTGTTAGCTAAACTTTGGCTACCTTTATCAGCAAACTGCTCCTTTTCAGTTGGAGAGAGGATTTCTACGTCACGATGGGAAACTTGCTCTGAAAAAAGAAGACACAGTGATGAGTTCTCCATTTCGCTCAGTCTTGACTGGATATTGGGCAGTATTCACATTACAGTGTAAAAACTATCCATGTATGCAGGAATAAACAGATTAAGCTGAAGAGTGCTCTGGTCTAATTCATGCATTCAGAGCAGAAAGTGTtgttttgtctgtcaaaactaTGGACAAGCAAAGGACCAAAATCCACATAGACCACTGTTTCAGTATCACTCAGTCTTCTTTGTCtttatctgtctgtctcagTTCATCGATATCTATATCTAATCccatatctatatctatatctatgtttatatgtatatctatatctatcccTCTGTGTCTGTTACTAtctttttgtctctgttttgcATCTGGTTGTTTCCATTTCCTCTATTGGTTAGCACTTTAAAACTACAGAGGACCAAAGTCCTGTACAAACATTGCAGTTAAAAACATAAGTAGCATCGTACATGAagcataaaacaacaaaataagctaagacataatataaaaaaaaacatgagtaatactaaacacaataaaatcaataaataaatcaatgaataaaatcagcatCTCAAGAGGAGTCAAAGggcaaagagaaaagagaaaagggggGTTTTACCAAGAGACTTAAGCTCAGGCAGAGAAGAGGTCTGTATAATGTGGAGTGGCAGATTATTTCACAATTTAGGGGCAGTAACAGCAAATGCACGGTCCCCTTCAAGTTTCATCTTTGTCTTCGGGACTCTCAGGAGCAGCTGAATACTCACTAAATATTAACTAAATCCTGTAGAATCGGTCTCTAACCTAGAAGAATTAGCTCCCTAGTAGCTGATGAGTTGTACATCCTGTGATGGTGTGTCCAGGTGCAAACACAGGTGTAGATGCCTTCATCGTCCTTGGTAGCATTTGTTACCCACACGTTACTGGAATGTTCTCCCGGAAGAAGATTGCTGTCCTGAATCAACAGGGGACGCAAATCAATTAATTACAAGTTAAAATAGatcaaaacaaaagcagtttcAAGTTCCCATGTGatgacttttctttgtttgtataTCACTATAGAGCTGCATGCTGATCGAAACTGAATGaagtttgaataaaataaaaaaagaaaaaatgaatttCAGTTCCCAAAGTTGTTAACATGCTTGACttgttaaatgtaattaatgaGTCAAGTATGAATGAACATTTAGAAAAGTCTAGTTTAACAATCTAAATAATAGCTGTTGTATTTAACAAGCAGTACTTTAGTTTTCAGAGGAATACTGCCTTTATCATATGCACATTACCATAAATATCAAATATCTTGCAGCACTAGCTAAGATAAGGGTCAGTTGCTATTACAAAGCTGCATTAGAGCAGAAATTCATTACTTTATATCTTGTTTCTTTGTAACACACTACTTAGGGCTGCAGCTGCtaagatttcttttcttctttcaacaAATACTCTGTTAATGACTAAAAACTTTCTCCACccttcaaattttatttttaaataatgttatattTGCAAGAGCAGGTACTAGAGAAGAATGCTGACTTCTTTATAGCATCATGCGATAAATTCATTTCAATATAAAACTGTCATGCTTGCCAGTTCAATCATTTCCTGTAATTGCAGGCCCTCATCATCCTCTTAATCAATGCTGCAAGCAATCTATGTTTCTAAAATATCCTCACCATCTAAATAAACctgtaaataatttaataaacaagTTTGCTAACGTATGAAATCAAATCAGTTTTCAAAGTCACATTAAGTTACTAATTGGAAACTAAAACGTAACTGCTTTTCACTATGACAGCAGGTGTCACTATAATTACAGGTGGCCGTACCTTGTACCAGGTGAAGTTTCCCACGAAGTTTTCACATGTTGTCTTTATACGTTGTGGACAtgtaatctttttattttggtctGAGTTTTTAATGGCTAGATAGTTTAGGTTCCCTTGATAGCTTGCACTGTAGACTTCAACTTTTGCATTGTAGATGGTACATTTCCCTGAagactgtgtgtgtctgtagcaGAGGCAAAAAGGGGTGCCCATATTAACAGATAATCtcaaagaatagaatagattttAGAGcttgaaacacaaaaacatgccaTGTAAATGGTAAAACAATAAGCAGTTTCTTGATAAATTACAAACAGTGTTCTTACTTGGCGGTGTAATTGCCAGAATTAGCAATCTtcacatttaagaaaaagagtCCTCCTCCATGGTAATGTATTTCGTTATTCTCATCTGTGGTTATTTCCTCAATCTGTGAGCCATTTTTGTACCACATAAACTCTTCATCAGGTAGTTTAGGGTCATCCAGAGTGTAAGGCTCAAAGTAAAAAGCTTCACCTTCAATAAGCTTAAAAATTTccaattttgttttaaagcattCAGACTTCATTGCCTCTGAAAATTAGAATAAAGATGAttgttaaaggaaaaatattcattttttaataaatacatatagAATTAACACAAAAGTACTAATCAATCCGTCCAGGAATTTGAGACGTTGCGTTTGCAACTATTAATGCAAATTCACCAACCGCTGCAAATTCTGCATGCCCTGCAATTTTATCCAATCACCACAACTTTAATGCAACTTTGACCAATCGCAACACTCCTTCTCTCTCTGCATCATGCCTTTTATCTGCACTCCGTCTTCTGTTACAGGAATTGCCATCCTACAGTCAAACCATGAACTGATGTTTTAATCCactgttttgtgtttgcattCCTCATAACAACATGCACActacctggtctgatttcaGATATGGATATCACTCCAGCAATGAAGAAGAGAAGCAGGGATGCATCCATTTGCTGAAAgcgacaaaaaaaaacatttcacacagtttgacatttttgtgAAGCAATAACCACTTCTCTGTTTGGCTGCAAATTGACCTATTGATTCACTCTTAGCCCTTTAAGAAAACATGTCACAATGCTGAAACAGGAAACTTTCTCTAAAAACTATCTTTGTAGAGCAGTGAGATAATCACAGTTGTTAAATAAGTGGAAAGTTCTTATCAGATGACAAAGTGGTTGTTTGAAGGACACAGTTCAGCCATGTGAGATGACTGTCAGCAGGAAATTTAACTGCATTAGTGTTTCCTTTTGAtgctttgtttttcaaagttgtATAAAACTGAAGTGTTCCTTTGAGTTTACACAGGCACAAATACTCAGTTTACTTTGCCTGACCAGCCTGTACAAAGATCCAATCCTGCCCTGCTTGGCCCCcatccttttctcctttttgttaCCTCAACATATTACAATTTACCCACTCAAGTTGTCAGGAATGGGTTAGAATAAACACAgacctaacttttttttttttagcatcaaGACTTTTCCAAAAAGTTTTGATGTTGagtaaaatatagataaaaacagaatttagtcATTGCAAATTTCATAACCCATATTTTAGTCCCAcaaaacacaagataaaacacaaaccagatgatgaaactgagacattttaccatttcatgggaaatattagattttttttttatttgttggcagTAACACATCTAAATGAAGTTGGTTTAAATACTCCAAAAAAGATACTTTTAGCCATTGAGAAAGAGAGACGACCACGCAAACCAAGTTGAGTAATTCCTGCAAAATTCTTTCCTCAACCACACAATGGTTTCcattgaagtaaaaaaaaaatgcttcagaaAAGACTATCTGACGATCTGACTATGTCACAGCTGGGGAGAAAAATAACTTAATGATTTTAAAAGCTATGTTcaagaaaatattgtttttctgatattttcaaaATCTGGGACTGACCCTGAATGGCTGACCAAAGGGTGAACAGTCCTGATACTGAAAGATCCCCAGAAGGGAACAGTCCCATCCAACTATTGATTGATAGCTCTTGTCTGGCATTATAGcagctaagataagtgggcacatggatcaatacatgacagAGGCACAGAAAGACATTGGTAAAAATatcagaggagcaaaacaccagctgctggttgacaGAGTTGCCGCCCAAGACTGCAAAACCAGGCAGACAAAGCGGTGCattgcctggattgattacgaGAAAGACTGTGATTCAATGCTACATACATGGAACCTGGAATGCCTGCAGCTGTACAAGATTAACAACAttctaagagccttcattgcaaactcattgaggctgtggcagaccacccttgaggccaacttCAAGCTTGTCGTGCAAGTCTCCATTAAATGTGGTATATACCAAGAAGATGCTCTGTCCCCACTACTGTTCTGCATAGACCTCGTCTATAcagatgacatcaagctgtacacTGAGTGCATGAGacactgactcactgatccataCCACTaggatctacagcagggacTTCCTGAAATGCCATTATgactggagaaatgtggccaaatggtaacaaagagagggatggtagtccatacagagggcattgcactcccagagggcagaataGCAGATGATGAACAGTTCTACAGGTTCCTTAGCATGCCATAGGCAAATGGCAACCAGGAATAGGGCACAAAGGAAGCTGTAACAGTTTAATATCTGCAACGAGTAAagcaagtcctgagaagtcagctcaatgaCAAAAGCAAGGTATGGGCAATTAACTGCTatgccctgccagtgatcagataaCCTGTTGAGATACACATATATTTAcattacaatatatatatatatatatatatatatatatatatatatatatatatgtatgtatatactaCAAAGCTGTACAGTATACTAAGCTGTACACTATACTACGAGGCTGGATTTTCTATTATCCAAGTAACTTTGGGGTTAACCCGGGGTTTCCTTACTACAATGCTGGTTTACTTCTTACCGGGgtaatcaccatggtaactgaccTGGGATGACTAACCTGCTCTGAAGTAGGTTATGTTCTGTTTAACAGATTAGCATCACTTCCTGACTAATCAGTTATCTTGGAAAATGGCCTGCCCGTTCTTATAGCATAATTCGGATTAAATCCAGTCTTTCTGTGTTTAGGAATCCAGCTCTCTAACCAGGTTCACATTTCACTCACACCCTTCCGCACTATCAGAGTACTTTGTGCTTCTGTCTTGGACAAACTTGGAAATCCAACTTCTAATTGGCAACTTTCTCTCAGTTGGAAGTTGGAAATTCTGTTTTCTATTGATCTATTAGGACAATTATCTACAGAACTCAAAAGCAAGGCGTCTTTCCTGCAGCAGAAACCTTGCATATGTGCAGACTTGTCTTTTTGACGTCTTAGGAAGTTGTTAACTGTGCAAGAAAACCTCCCTCACATATAAATATAGCATATAGTTCTAGTTCTAGAATGAAGTTCTAATAATATGCCACTTCTGTGACGTTCTTTTCCTCTTTAGTTTGGCTTGGGCTTTTTGCGAAGTCAGGAAAATCACATCTGAGTGTTTGGAATGTTGTAGAAGTCAGTAGATTCTTATTCCTTTTTGCGTAATTGTGCCTGTTATTATTGGGTTTATTCTAGCATTGCTTGTATTCATTTCTTTTGTACAACAGGTCCTAGTTTGCTAAGTGCTACACACATCcctctttgttttgttagttCCTACATCTCTATATTTAACTTATCCCAGGTttcctttgttctttttcaATCTCATTCCTTTCAGTCAGCATTTCTTGATACTGTTGTGAAATGTAGGATTAAGTTTCTGTcctgaaaggttttttttttttttttttttaatcacagtgaGATTAAGCTAATCTTTTGCTTGTTATTCTCTGCCTACCTAAATCTTTCTGTTGGAGTCCTTACTTCAACCACTTTGCaacatttttgctaataatgaCACTGCTTCATTTGTAAAAATTAATTGTAGCTACAGTTTGATTATCACATTACCACATAACACTTGTAGCAACTTAATAAccacataaacaacatatggTATTACCTCATATTTCTTAGTTTGGCATAAACACAGAATGACATGTTTCCACAACACCTGATGGGCTCTGGTTGGATCACAGTGTGTTACTATTAACtgattaatgtaatttaataaatcaaatgtaggcaaatttacttttttaactGATGTACACAATAGATAAAATGCATGAATTAATTAACATGTACTTTTTCAGCACATATATCATCTGTAACTAGTTGCATATATTAAATCCTTaagaataatatatatatatatatatatatgtatatatatataaaccttaTAGTCTTCTAACAGAACATTGTAGTTGCAATTAAACAGCACAAGAATACTAATAAGTAACCATGTGCTTACCTTGTATGTGCCTCAGTTACAGCTAAAGTGAAGTAACAGTCTTGCTTAACTGTTGCGCTCCTTCTGAGGGTTTTATATCTGCTGTTCACCAGCTGAGCACAACAGGGGGAGACGCTACTGCTGCATTGCGGAAATAGCAATGCTCACGCAAGCTTGCACTGCTGTCTGTATGAGGGTGTTGCTTTGATGTCTGTTCATTGTGAACAGTCTAGTCCAAACCCCTCAGCTTTGCCACTGCTTAATTTAACTAAAGGTCAACTAGAACCTCCAGAAAGTATCTGTCATTTAAATAACATTGTATAAATGGCTGCAGAGGGAGCTGCAGAAAGGACTTTCTACAGAAACAAATGAAACTTTAAAGAGGCTATAAATGACACAACTAAGCTGTATACAGCAAGTTTGATCTCAGGGTTAATCAGTAAATGGacaattatttttatctataaagATGAGCGCCAATTTTATAGATAAATTGATTACCtgatgaagaaggagtcctCATCCCCGTAAAGGTGAAAAGTGCTTTCTAACAAGTCTTAGTGTATTTTTACCTAACTGTGGTTAGGTAAAAAAGAAACCTAGGTTCTTACCTAACAACCTACTGTGGTTGAAGTGCctgagagaacaaaacaaacgctgacggtataaaaaaaaaagcagtaaatgaaaacaatgaaaatattggGCCACGTTAAAGTGGAACTTACTTAATCAGTATTCTGCTGGTAGTGTCAGGCTTGCCACTGAGGTGGGCAAGGGCATGATGGTGACTCATGAATGTGAGTCATCAGTCTGGAAGTCACAGATGATGGTGATAGAGTCTATGATCATTGCTGATTCATCGGAGGTTTGGTTAGAGTGACCATTGTTCATAGTTTCACTTAATGCCAAGTGTGTAAAGGTGCCATCAGTCCCCTTGGGATATTTAAAACAGTATGTATGTAGGAGGTAATGTCTTTGTCCTCTGTTAAGTGAAGATTTTAACA
Protein-coding sequences here:
- the il1rl1 gene encoding interleukin-1 receptor type 1 isoform X2, which translates into the protein MDASLLLFFIAGVISISEIRPEAMKSECFKTKLEIFKLIEGEAFYFEPYTLDDPKLPDEEFMWYKNGSQIEEITTDENNEIHYHGGGLFFLNVKIANSGNYTAKHTQSSGKCTIYNAKVEVYSASYQGNLNYLAIKNSDQNKKITCPQRIKTTCENFVGNFTWYKDSNLLPGEHSSNVWVTNATKDDEGIYTCVCTWTHHHRMYNSSATRELILLEQVSHRDVEILSPTEKEQFADKGFRIKLNCSIFCGKHTTKHCDASWLVNGKEISQMDGYSQTSTTIIQEPSMNTISTATLTIEKVSAEDFQREFKCIGKGLYKGNYTILTLKQRESAFPLVIGTVCVLLICVFAVVLVKYFAIDLALLLRPYFMRGCHDKDARLYDAYVVYQSQSLDKVTEDKLSSFVTKILPSVLEDKCGYRLFIQGRDDVPGEAAVTESPQGGRGRKWTGFLAGYTY
- the il1rl1 gene encoding interleukin-1 receptor-like 1 isoform X1; translation: MDASLLLFFIAGVISISEIRPEAMKSECFKTKLEIFKLIEGEAFYFEPYTLDDPKLPDEEFMWYKNGSQIEEITTDENNEIHYHGGGLFFLNVKIANSGNYTAKHTQSSGKCTIYNAKVEVYSASYQGNLNYLAIKNSDQNKKITCPQRIKTTCENFVGNFTWYKDSNLLPGEHSSNVWVTNATKDDEGIYTCVCTWTHHHRMYNSSATRELILLEQVSHRDVEILSPTEKEQFADKGFRIKLNCSIFCGKHTTKHCDASWLVNGKEISQMDGYSQTSTTIIQEPSMNTISTATLTIEKVSAEDFQREFKCIGKGLYKGNYTILTLKQRESAFPLVIGTVCVLLICVFAVVLVKYFAIDLALLLRPYFMRGCHDKDARLYDAYVVYQSQSLDKVTEDKLSSFVTKILPSVLEDKCGYRLFIQGRDDVPGEDHLEQVEECIRQSRRLLVILTPNVGSGFEMTDKCLTSPETSDIVGFDWQVGLHHALVQTETNVILIQLGDIGPQGYTHLPPGLQHLIRESAPIKWREDSQRASAWNSNFWKRVRYLMPITPAKKNVLSGIV